One Pectinophora gossypiella chromosome 21, ilPecGoss1.1, whole genome shotgun sequence genomic region harbors:
- the LOC126376563 gene encoding facilitated trehalose transporter Tret1-2 homolog: protein MWIGMVKDCTNSIIQVNVCGFKMGIFIQVISTIAACYLCMTIGVIFTWPSCTLKIFESGNTTLHRPMTETELALFGSLSSIGALTSTPFTGYMLDIVGRKSCIIVASLTQVIAWAMIAASSQVEVVLTAVFMSGVGGSGFLIVPMLTSEICQESIRGSMTAGMMIFYAFGMLVSYVLGGLLEYKMMVYVCLSMSVLGVVLLSIIRETPLYYMKKGMEEEAAKSFAYYRHAAVDSKVVLEEMNALRRAFNPIIEEDELSPEEQKLKPELKDTEQKEEKERLSLFNFIKKSQSTRKAIVVSLVLMTASLFQGLVVVQVYAEPLFEEAVPNMSPTVCSVLLAIVTVVFGFLGAYLTDIIGRRPLIIYSSIAAMVCCVILGSQLHLSWAPHWVTAVAIYMFAITYTLGGGTVPYVFTAEIFLPEVKSFMTMMVVEWAWFCNFVILFIFTPLVSAIGLGPVFYLFAGVCLFTSIYSIFYLPETNGLPVDVIQGLFLKRQRAQKY, encoded by the exons ATGTGGATAGGCATGGTGAAAGATTGTACAAATTCAATCATACAAGTGAACGTGTGTGGTTTTAAAATGGGTATTTTCATTCAAGTTATCAGCACTATTGCGG CATGCTACCTCTGCATGACAATCGGTGTGATCTTCACCTGGCCATCTTGTACGCTGAAGATATTCGAGTCTGGCAACACTACCCTTCACCGGCCAATGACGGAGACTGAGCTGGCGCTCTTCGGGAGCCTCTCTTCCATCGGGGCGCTCACCAGCACTCCTTTCACCGGTTATATGCTCGATATTGTCGGCCGAAAGAGCTGCATCATCGTTGCTTCTTTGACTCAAGTG ATAGCATGGGCGATGATAGCTGCCAGCAGCCAAGTGGAGGTGGTACTCACTGCCGTGTTCATGTCCGGTGTCGGAGGGTCTGGCTTCCTCATAGTGCCCATGTTGACCAGCGAGATCTGCCAGGAATCCATCCGGGGCTCCATGACTGCTGGCATGATGATCTTCTATGCTTTCG GCATGTTGGTTTCATATGTGCTGGGAGGACTGCTGGAGTACAAGATGATGGTGTACGTGTGTTTATCGATGAGCGTGCTGGGAGTGGTACTGCTAAGTATCATCAGGGAGACTCCACTTTACTACATGAAGAAGGGAATGGAAGAG GAGGCAGCAAAATCCTTCGCTTACTACCGCCATGCTGCAGTTGACTCCAAAGTGGTGTTAGAAGAGATGAACGCGTTACGACGAGCTTTCAACCCTATCATAGAAGAGGATG AACTGTCACCAGAAGAACAAAAACTGAAGCCTGAACTCAAAGATACAGAACAGAAAGAGGAAAAAGAAagattatctttattcaattttatCA AAAAATCTCAATCAACACGCAAAGCAATCGTGGTTTCCCTGGTCCTGATGACGGCATCCTTATTCCAAGGTCTGGTGGTAGTTCAAGTGTATGCCGAGCCATTATTTGAAGAAGCGGTCCCAAATATGTCCCCTACGGTGTGCAGCGTGTTACTGGCTATTGTGACGGTTGTCTTCGGGTTTCTTGGAGCGTATCTGACTGATATCATTGGGAGACGG CCCCTCATCATCTACTCGTCGATAGCAGCCATGGTCTGCTGTGTGATCCTGGGCTCACAGCTACACCTTAGCTGGGCTCCACACTGGGTTACCGCCGTTGCCATATACATGTTTGCTATAACCTACACCCTGGGTGGAGGTACCGTGCCATACGTGTTTACTGCTGAAATCTTCTTGCCTGAG GTCAAGAGCTTCATGACAATGATGGTAGTCGAATGGGCATGGTTCTGCAACTTCGTCATCTTGTTCATCTTTACCCCGCTGGTGTCCGCCATCGGTCTGGGCCCAGTGTTCTACTTGTTCGCTGGAGTCTGTCTCTTCACCTCCATCTACTCCATATTCTACCTGCCTGAGACTAATGGTCTGCCCGTTGACGTCATCCAAGGGTTGTTTCTTAAGAGGCAACGAGCACAGAAGTACTAG